The Peribacillus simplex genome contains the following window.
TTCACGGCGGTTATCCGGAAAATCAATATCGATATCCGGCATCGAGACACGTTCAGGATTCAGGAAACGCTCGAACAGCAAGGAATGTTCGATTGGATCGACATCCGTTATCGACAGCACATAAGCGACCATCGATCCGGCGGCCGATCCCCTTCCAGGACCAGTCAGGATTTGGTGATCCTTAGCGAATTTCATGAAATCCCAAACGATTAAAAAGTAATCACTGAAATTCATATTGGTAATTATATCCAATTCATATCGAAGGCGTTCTTCATATTGAATGGATGGCTCAGGCAATCTTTTCCGCAACCCTTGGAAACAGACAACTTCGAGCATTTCCTCGGCTGTGACTCCATCTTCAGTGGGGTACTTAGGCAGCAGTGAACGATGAAACGGAATTTCAAGATTGCATTGCGCGGCAATATGTAGTGAATTTTCGAGTGCATCCGGCCTGTCATGGAATAGTTCTGCCATCTGAGCCCTGCTTTTCAAATAAAATTGATTGGATTCAAGAACCGTATGCGTCTCATCCGACAGCTTGTCACCATTTCCAATTGCCAGAAGGACTTCCTGAGCGAGTGCATCGCTTTCGTTCAAAAAATAAACCGGATTCGTCGCAACGATCTTTATCCCTAATTCTCTCGCCAACTGACTTAAGGCTTCGATACCTTTCTCTTCGTCCGCAATCGAAAGTCTCTGTATGGATACAAAAAAGTTATCATGACCAAAAATTTGCAGAAATCGACCTGCAGCCTGTTTGGCTCCTTCAGTATTTTCTTCTCTTAATAGCGTTTCTATGTGCCCCTCTGCACCCGGTGTTATTGCTATCAAGCCCCCGGAGTAGGCTTTAAGCCAGTTCATTGGAATGCCTGACGGGGATTTCGTTTTTATGGCACTGCTTATTTTAAGCAGGTTTTGATAGCCTTGCAGATTTTTTGCCAATAAAAGAAGGCCATGTGCCGATTCCTGTTCATCGAGGACATCTGCAAGTAGGCCGACAATCGGCTTTATTCCCTGTTTCTTACATTCTTTATAAAAATAGACCGAACCGTACATAACATTTCGATCGGTTAAGGCAAGACTTGTACAGCCATCCGCTTTCGCTTTGGCCACAAGATCAGTGATCTTCACCGTACTTGTCAGCAGGCTGTATCCGCTCTGAATATGGAGATGAGTATACACGTTTTTTCTCCCACCTTTGTAAGGCATGTTTCTTTTCATTATAGTGTTTATTTCAAAAAAAGAAAATATGTTCTCATTACCAATCCAATTTATCACCCTGATTTTCGCCGACTATCATAATACCTCAGCACTTCCCATATAAATAGAATAGAAGAATATCAAGCAAAAAAAGGATGATGATATATGAATGAAGCCTTTTTTCCGGCCTTTATCAACAGCTTTTTCATATCGCTTGGCGTATTGCTTGGAGGCTCGTTAATCGGGGGCCTCGCCGCTTTTTTTACTGGACAAGCTCCGATGACGACTGTGTTCCGGCTATCGGACAGCCTGCGTATATGGGCGATTGTCGCTGCCATCGGGGGTACTTTTGATATGGTCTATAATTTCGAACGCGGCATTTTCCACGGAGAAACGAAGGATATAGTCAAGCAGATCCTCTTGATTCTATCTGCACTTGGGGGAGCACAGACAGGAGCACTAATCATCAACTGGTTCACTCAGGAGCATATATCATCATGAGGATTCCTCCCTATCACCGGGCACCAACCTGGCAGCGTTTTTTTGCCGGGGCCGCACTTGGCGGATTGATCAGCTGGGTGATTTTCTTTTATATGTATGGGGTCCAGCAAGAAACACAGATACGGATCATTCATGACCAAAGAGAAAAAGTCAAGGATTTGAACGAAAAAATTGGGATCTGGGAGCAGGATTATAAAAAATTGAATCAGCAAAACGAAGAAATCTTAACGATTCAAGAGGTCGAAGTGACGATTACGAATGGAAAAACATACAGTCTTGATCAGCTGAGTGTCGCGGAGGCGGAGGATGTGATAGAGGACGACCTTTCCTCCCTTCTCGCCAAAGATGTCGTCAGTGTATATAATGGAAAGATGCTCTTGAAAAAATCAATCGAAAATAAAATCGTGACCATCAATAAAAAGCGTTATGACCTTGAAGTCGTGGAAATCATGTTTTATACGAAAATGAACATTGAAATCAAAGTAAAGAGGAGCTCTTGATAAAACCGCTTTCCGACAAAGTCCTTATTATATCCGCAAAGCTAAAAGACCAAATCACTTTGATTTGGTCTTCATGTCATTTCAATCCAAAAATCGTTTTCTAATTCGCTTTATTCAACTCTTCCAAATCGGCAAGGATATTATCCACTTCATCCCAAGAGTGGATCGAAGCCCCTGCTGCAAACGGATGGCCTCCGCCGTTATATTTACGGGCAATCGTATTGATGATTGGACCTTTGGAACGGAAACGGACTCGGATTTCTTTATCCTCTTCAATGAAAAAGACCCATGTCTTAACATTTTTAATCGAACCTAGCGAGGAAACGAGCTGAGAGGCCTCCGATGCCGAAGCATGGAATGTTTCAAGTATATCCTTTGTGATGATCATTTTCCCCGTGCCATATGGAAGGATCTCAAAATGCTGCAGAACATAGCCATTCAACCTGACAATGCTTTCATTGACATCATACATCTCCTGATATAATTGCGGACGGGAGAACGAATAGTGAATCAATTCACTGGCATAGGCAAATGTCTTTTCAGTCGTGCTTTGGAATAGGAAACGACCTGTATCGCCAACGATGCCTGCATATAGAAGGCGTGCCGCTTCATCACTCATCTTCAAGCCTTTTTCTTTACCGAATTGGTAGAATTCATAAATCATTTCACTTGCAGAACTTGCTGATGTATCGACCCAGCGCATATCCCCATATGGATCTTCATTAGGATGATGGTCAATCTTAATCAGTTTATCCCCCGTCATATACCTTGAATCACAAATCCGGTCGGTATTGGCGGTATCACAAACGATGACCAAAGCACCTTGATATGTTTCATCAGAAATAACATCGAGCCTTCTTAAATAATTCAGTGACGGTTCTTCTTTCCCAACCGTATAAATCCGCTTTTCAGGGAAAGATGCCTTCAGGATTTCCGCCAATCCCCCCTGTGAACCATAAGCATCCGGATCTGGACGGACATGGCGATGGAGAATGATAGTATCATAACGCTTTATATCTGCTAAAATTTCAGCCTTCATATTGATCTCCCCTCAAACTATGTATTATCGAACCTAATAAAGATTTTATATATTTCATTTAATCAAAAAATTGGGGAAATAGGAAGTGTCATCTTGGTTTACTGTGGCATTCTCTTTCATTTCCCGCTACAATAAAAAGGTACATATGT
Protein-coding sequences here:
- a CDS encoding YtrH family sporulation protein; translated protein: MNEAFFPAFINSFFISLGVLLGGSLIGGLAAFFTGQAPMTTVFRLSDSLRIWAIVAAIGGTFDMVYNFERGIFHGETKDIVKQILLILSALGGAQTGALIINWFTQEHISS
- the ytrI gene encoding sporulation membrane protein YtrI, producing MRIPPYHRAPTWQRFFAGAALGGLISWVIFFYMYGVQQETQIRIIHDQREKVKDLNEKIGIWEQDYKKLNQQNEEILTIQEVEVTITNGKTYSLDQLSVAEAEDVIEDDLSSLLAKDVVSVYNGKMLLKKSIENKIVTINKKRYDLEVVEIMFYTKMNIEIKVKRSS
- a CDS encoding DHH family phosphoesterase; protein product: MKAEILADIKRYDTIILHRHVRPDPDAYGSQGGLAEILKASFPEKRIYTVGKEEPSLNYLRRLDVISDETYQGALVIVCDTANTDRICDSRYMTGDKLIKIDHHPNEDPYGDMRWVDTSASSASEMIYEFYQFGKEKGLKMSDEAARLLYAGIVGDTGRFLFQSTTEKTFAYASELIHYSFSRPQLYQEMYDVNESIVRLNGYVLQHFEILPYGTGKMIITKDILETFHASASEASQLVSSLGSIKNVKTWVFFIEEDKEIRVRFRSKGPIINTIARKYNGGGHPFAAGASIHSWDEVDNILADLEELNKAN